CCCGAATGTGTTTCGATCACTGCTGTAGGACAATCATAAAATTCTCCGCCTTTGTATTGTTTGTCAAAGAGAACATCTCCCGCAGAGTCTTTCTTTACCAGCCGAATCTGGTTCTCATTTGCCGGTTCTGAATAACATGTGCCGGTTTTGCAGAATTGCGTAGACGGCAGATTGTAATCAACCGGACGTGTTGAGAGGATCCGGCCATTTTTGTCAATTATATATAAACTTCCAGATATGTCGGGCCTTCCGAGAATTTCGTAATTTCTGTCTTGATTTTCTTTTAAAGAAAAGACCGCGTCGATGTCCAAAATGGTCCTGTTTTTAACAGCGCCCGTATTTTCCAGTTCGAGAAGTAACGTATTCTCGGTATCTTCGTAACGATACGGTGATGCAACAACATAATTGCCTTCATCATTCATGATTAAAAATGAGTCGCTTTTCGCAGTGCTGTTCTGCTGAAATATCGTATGCCATAATAACGTACCATTGGTTGCAACGGAGAATGCCTCAACCCTGTCCGCAGCGACATAGCCTTCCGGCGATAACAATGAAGCCCACCATCCGGGTTCCGTCACGTTCACAGAAATTTCATGTAATATTTCTCCGTTTTTATCCAGGATCAGGCTTTTCCCCGAATAACATACTGCAAAGAGATTTCCTTCGGGACCTTTTGATAAAGATGTTATCCACATGTCATCTCCCGTACCATAATATCGTTTTTGGATGACGTTCCCTGCCGAATCTACCCATACAATCATCGGGACTGCTGAAGCGGTACGATTTTCACTGATTCCCCCTCCTCCGATAACATAATTTCCCGTATTCTCTTCAATTAGGGCATTTGCGGTTTTTAGAAATTTACAATCGATGCATGAAACCCAATTTTGTTCTCCGGATTCATCGATACTGTAGAGCCAGACTTCCGTGTCATATTGAGGCGGGTGCCTACTGCATCCTGCACTCAGAATGATAATGAATAAAAAAAGGAATAGGATTTTTTTCATACGTTTTCCTCCGTTTTATCCAGAGGTAAACCATGACAACAGCTTCAAATAGTATCAAAGCCGATGGAATTTTGCCTCCGGGGAGCGGGGTTTTTATCTGAGTGCGTGAAATGAGGTGAACTCCCGGCTACAATTTTTCCTTTGTCTTTTCTGGTATACATTAGTACGTTCGCCGAATATTCGGTTATCTGCTGAATATTCAGGAAATCCCGGACCATTCAGAGTACGTCAGTCAGGAGCAAAGAGAGGTATCAACTGATGGAACCTCTTCTGACATCTCCCGGTAATACGAAAAGAGCCGGGTCATCCCCATTCAATGGCCTGAATGTCGGTGGCGATGAGGTCGTTCTGGATATCATATTTGAGATCATCCGGGTGGCATAATCCGAACGAAAGGGTCGAATCTGTCACCGTCAATCCCATGTGAAGGGGCACGGGCGCCACATACATCCTGAAGTGATCACATCCAGCAATGTCCCTTATTTTAATCAGGAACGGTTCCTTCCTGAGCTCTTCTGCGATCTCGGCATTCACCACTATCTCCACCGGCACCCTCTCCTTCACCTTTGCAACGAGGGTGTCGGCATGGAGATGACTCATGAAGGAGGAGACGACTGATATCCGTTCGGCGTTTTCAATGATCCCGGAAAACCGTTCAATGAAGGGGATAATATCCGTATTGCTGGTTTCGACGACGGTGGCATTGCAGAGGTCGCCGATGTCACGCAGGAAGGGGGCTGGAAGTGCTTCCAGATAGTGCTTGGACCAGAATGATGGGTTTTTACGGAAACAGGTACCCTGCTCTGATATGATCCTGAATCTGTGAGGAAATGAGCTTCCCCTGAGGTGTCAGCGAGTAGACGCCGTCATGGAAATGTAGGTAATGCACGTCTTCCGGAAACCGGATCTTCGGGATGAGTGTCTGCGACGCAGCGTCTGTGACTCCACGAAGGTTTGCCAGTGTTTTTTCTCCTTCCCCAGTGAGTCCAAGATCTGCAGCAGCCGTGATCGAAAGAGCTTTTGGATACCGTTCTGGTACGTATTGAAAATCTCAAGTGTATCCACGGTATCTATTTATATAATGAAAATTTTCACAGAATATAGAATCGAACAATTTTAATTTTCTATTCAATATCTGTTATTATTGCTTTATTCTGATAAATTATTCACAAAAGAGCTCAATTCACTTTCCACATATTGCGAATCATCCAGTCTCGTCAGGATATCTGTCTTTGTGAACCTGGTATTATTTTGAAGATCTCCCTTTCAAACACCCTGAGTCCCGGTTTCTGATTTTGTCGTCCGAAAATGGTTCATCTCTCATGCATCGTAACAGAACTATCTGGATCTGCCCTTTGTTGCAATCAGGATTCCTTCTGCAGAATTGGCATTCTGAGGACAATATTGAAAAAAAGATTAATTTCCGCAGGATTCAGGTGTAATCTTCTGCATGTTTTTTGATCTTATGGTTGACATTGGGGCTGTTTTCCATGCGGTGCCAGTCATCTTTGCTCATGCCCATAAAGAAATCGCATGAACGGCATTTGAGCCAGATCTCGTATTCATCAGGCTCTTCTGCGTGCAGTTCGTCTTTTCCGCATTTTGGGCATTGATACATAACTTCCTTCATATAAACTCCTTTGAAAGTACCTGATGAGGGATATGTGTGGGTGGTAATAAGCCTCGTGGTTTTGTTATCTGTTGAATCTGTCCTGTAATGTGTATTTTGGGGCGAATATACGGTTTTATTCCGCCATTGTTTTCTTTCTGCATGATGGATGACACATTATGCATCCTCAACGCAGCAATATCAGGTGCGGGACTACGATAAGAAACGGCGTCCTTCATTGGCCGCCTTGCGCATTGCAGAGGCGAGCTGTATGGCGCCGGGGAAGGGAACGCCCTGTTCTTCTGTGGCCCGTCTCCCTCTGGATGGATGCGATGCAGAAAAGGAAAGAGACGTTTTCCAGATGGTAAAATTTTCC
Above is a window of Methanogenium organophilum DNA encoding:
- a CDS encoding transcriptional regulator FilR1 domain-containing protein, producing MSHLHADTLVAKVKERVPVEIVVNAEIAEELRKEPFLIKIRDIAGCDHFRMYVAPVPLHMGLTVTDSTLSFGLCHPDDLKYDIQNDLIATDIQAIEWG